The following coding sequences are from one Brooklawnia cerclae window:
- the nuoE gene encoding NADH-quinone oxidoreductase subunit NuoE, with product MSGHDFVFAFDDAVGIDVSDQTTAITDETIEEMRQIMARYPEPRSALLPMLHLVQSVDGHLTDAGVKICADLLGISTAQVNGVATFYTMYHRQPAGTHHIGVCTTTLCAVMGGDVLLEQVSEKLGIHEGQTTPDGMFSLERIECNAACDFAPVMMVNWEFMDSMTPEKADQLIEDLRAGKDVRSTRGATITSWKQSERVLAGFPDGRADEGPTAGEASIRGLKIARERGWTAPDPADTGRPAVTQEGEAK from the coding sequence ATGAGTGGCCACGACTTCGTCTTCGCGTTCGACGACGCGGTGGGCATCGACGTTTCCGATCAGACCACCGCCATCACCGACGAGACGATCGAGGAGATGCGGCAGATCATGGCCCGCTACCCCGAGCCGCGCTCGGCGTTGCTGCCGATGCTCCACCTCGTGCAGAGCGTGGACGGGCATCTGACCGACGCGGGTGTCAAGATCTGCGCCGATCTGCTCGGTATCTCGACGGCCCAGGTGAACGGCGTGGCCACCTTCTACACGATGTACCACCGCCAGCCGGCCGGAACCCACCACATCGGGGTCTGCACCACGACGTTGTGCGCGGTGATGGGCGGCGATGTGCTGCTCGAGCAGGTGTCGGAGAAGCTCGGCATCCACGAGGGCCAGACGACCCCCGACGGCATGTTCAGCCTGGAGCGCATCGAGTGCAACGCGGCCTGCGATTTCGCGCCGGTCATGATGGTCAACTGGGAGTTCATGGACTCCATGACCCCCGAGAAGGCCGATCAGTTGATCGAGGACCTGCGGGCCGGCAAGGACGTCCGCTCGACCCGCGGCGCGACGATCACGAGTTGGAAACAGTCCGAGCGGGTGCTCGCGGGCTTCCCCGACGGCCGCGCGGACGAGGGCCCGACGGCCGGTGAGGCCTCGATCCGGGGCCTCAAGATCGCCCGTGAGAGGGGCTGGACCGCACCCGACCCGGCGGACACGGGACGTCCGGCCGTCACCCAGGAGGGGGAAGCGAAGTGA
- a CDS encoding NADH-quinone oxidoreductase subunit D: protein MSETTSPNAGVPGDEDIFAVAGEPAVDQAYLASGSDWAQVIESQRERADEIIVVNMGPQHPSTHGVMRLVLEMDGETVMSCRPGIGFLHTGIEKNAEYRTWTQGSTFFTRCNYVAGIHNEAAYSMAVDKLLGITDDIPRRGQDLRVLMLEVNRLASHLTAVGACGLELGATSVQEVGLRERERVLEFTEAVTGLRMNNAYIRPGGVENDLPDDGIDLLDEFIKQLKINLPELGQFTLTNPIFKGRLQGVAHMDLAACMMMGATGPVLRATGYPWDLRKTQPYLTYDQYDFDVPVETTCDAYGRFRIRLNEMEQSVRVLEQVRDSLAKSTGEPYRVQDPDLEWPSDLTVGPDGQGNSNEHIKHIMGESMEALIHHFKKVTQGFKVPAGEVYAAIEGPGGELGCHVVSDGGTRPYRAHLRDPGFTHVQSLPLMSEGAMLSDLVMAVASIDPVMGGVDR from the coding sequence ATGAGCGAGACCACGAGTCCGAACGCCGGCGTCCCCGGTGACGAGGACATCTTCGCCGTTGCGGGAGAGCCCGCGGTCGACCAGGCGTACCTGGCCAGCGGCAGCGACTGGGCCCAGGTGATCGAATCGCAGCGCGAACGCGCCGACGAGATCATCGTGGTCAACATGGGGCCGCAGCATCCCTCGACCCACGGCGTCATGCGCCTGGTGCTGGAGATGGACGGCGAGACCGTGATGAGTTGTCGTCCCGGCATCGGCTTCCTGCACACCGGCATCGAGAAGAACGCGGAGTACCGCACGTGGACGCAGGGCTCCACGTTCTTCACCCGCTGCAACTATGTCGCCGGCATCCACAACGAGGCCGCGTACTCGATGGCCGTCGACAAGCTGCTCGGCATCACCGACGACATCCCCCGCCGCGGCCAGGACCTGCGCGTCCTCATGCTCGAGGTCAACCGGCTCGCCTCCCACCTGACCGCCGTTGGGGCCTGCGGGCTGGAACTCGGCGCGACGTCGGTGCAGGAGGTCGGGCTCCGGGAACGCGAACGCGTGCTGGAGTTCACCGAGGCGGTCACGGGCCTGCGCATGAACAACGCCTACATCCGCCCCGGCGGGGTCGAGAACGACCTCCCGGACGACGGCATCGACCTGCTCGACGAGTTCATCAAGCAGCTCAAGATCAACCTCCCCGAACTCGGCCAGTTCACGCTGACGAATCCGATCTTCAAGGGACGCCTCCAGGGCGTGGCCCACATGGACCTCGCGGCCTGCATGATGATGGGCGCCACCGGCCCGGTGCTGCGTGCGACCGGCTACCCGTGGGATCTCCGCAAGACCCAGCCGTACCTCACCTACGACCAGTACGACTTCGACGTCCCGGTCGAGACGACGTGCGACGCCTACGGGCGCTTCCGCATCCGGCTGAACGAGATGGAGCAGTCGGTGCGCGTCCTCGAACAGGTGCGCGACTCCCTGGCGAAGAGCACCGGTGAGCCCTACCGCGTCCAGGACCCGGATCTCGAATGGCCCAGCGACCTGACGGTCGGGCCGGACGGCCAGGGCAACTCGAACGAGCACATCAAGCACATCATGGGTGAGTCCATGGAGGCGTTGATCCATCACTTCAAGAAGGTGACCCAGGGGTTCAAGGTGCCTGCCGGTGAGGTCTACGCGGCGATCGAGGGCCCCGGCGGCGAACTCGGCTGCCACGTGGTGTCCGACGGCGGCACGCGCCCCTACCGCGCGCACCTGCGCGATCCAGGGTTCACTCACGTCCAGTCCCTGCCCCTGATGTCCGAGGGTGCGATGCTGTCCGACCTGGTCATGGCGGTCGCCTCCATCGACCCGGTCATGGGCGGAGTCGACCGATGA
- a CDS encoding NuoB/complex I 20 kDa subunit family protein, producing the protein MGLEDKVPAGVVLTTLEAVAGWTRKASFWPLTMGLACCAIEMMSYGGPRADAGRWGQEVFRASPRQADLMIVSGRVSQKMAPVVRQLWDQMPNPKWCISMGVCASTGGMFNNYAIVQGVDHIVPVDMYIPGCPPRPDMLIDAVFKLREKEVQWGRMGAHRAAEIADAEEAALAAPATIERKGLMR; encoded by the coding sequence ATGGGTCTGGAGGACAAGGTCCCGGCAGGAGTGGTGCTGACCACGCTGGAAGCCGTTGCCGGCTGGACGCGTAAGGCATCGTTCTGGCCATTGACCATGGGGCTCGCCTGCTGCGCGATCGAGATGATGAGCTACGGCGGCCCGCGCGCCGACGCAGGCCGGTGGGGGCAGGAGGTCTTCCGGGCCTCGCCCCGCCAGGCCGATCTGATGATCGTCTCGGGCCGTGTCAGCCAGAAGATGGCCCCGGTCGTGCGCCAGCTGTGGGACCAGATGCCGAACCCCAAGTGGTGCATCTCGATGGGCGTGTGCGCCAGCACGGGCGGCATGTTCAACAACTACGCGATCGTGCAGGGCGTCGATCACATCGTCCCGGTCGACATGTACATCCCCGGCTGTCCGCCGCGTCCCGACATGCTCATCGACGCGGTCTTCAAGCTTCGTGAGAAGGAAGTCCAGTGGGGTCGCATGGGCGCCCACCGGGCCGCCGAGATCGCTGACGCCGAGGAGGCCGCGCTGGCGGCGCCGGCCACCATCGAGCGGAAGGGGCTCATGCGATGA
- a CDS encoding NADH-quinone oxidoreductase subunit C, producing MVAHHPYLAQLYAPAEADAGVTLGVRKGMWDDVSGASGLVQVVELNGTSTPPFGGWFDDVADRMAELVPNFCTRVLVWRDEITFFVVREKLLELVKACRDDEQLRFESCVSLSGVHYPGIEGGELHVVYHLLSYTHNHRIRLEVALPDADPHIDSVVSVYPMVNYHEREAWDMFGIVFDGHPALTRILMPDDWVGHPQRKDYPLGGIPVEYKGAVVPPPDQRRSYQA from the coding sequence CTGGTCGCTCACCACCCGTATCTGGCCCAGCTCTACGCCCCCGCCGAGGCCGACGCAGGCGTCACCCTCGGGGTCCGCAAGGGCATGTGGGACGACGTGTCCGGTGCGTCCGGCCTGGTGCAGGTCGTCGAGCTCAACGGAACGTCCACTCCGCCCTTCGGCGGCTGGTTCGACGACGTCGCCGACCGCATGGCCGAACTCGTCCCCAATTTCTGCACGCGAGTGCTCGTGTGGCGTGACGAGATCACGTTCTTCGTGGTGCGCGAGAAGCTGCTCGAACTCGTCAAGGCATGCCGGGACGACGAGCAGTTGCGCTTCGAGTCGTGCGTGAGCCTGTCCGGCGTCCACTACCCGGGCATCGAGGGCGGCGAGCTGCACGTGGTCTACCACCTGCTCAGCTACACCCACAATCACCGGATCCGTCTCGAGGTGGCACTGCCCGACGCCGATCCCCACATCGACAGCGTGGTGTCGGTCTACCCGATGGTGAACTACCACGAGCGCGAGGCCTGGGACATGTTCGGCATCGTCTTCGACGGGCACCCGGCGCTCACCCGGATCCTGATGCCCGACGACTGGGTCGGGCACCCGCAGCGCAAGGACTACCCGCTGGGCGGCATCCCGGTGGAATACAAGGGCGCCGTCGTCCCGCCCCCGGATCAGCGGAGGAGCTACCAGGCATGA
- a CDS encoding geranylgeranyl reductase family protein, with product MSDGDEADVIVVGAGPGGSAAATFLARQGVDVLVLEKTQFPREKVCGDGLTPRAVRMLTRLGIDTSEDAGWLHNRGLCVHSGRPEPLYFTWPQLVDFPSYGLAARRAVLDDLLAGTAVEAGARLSTGVKVTAPVVDQRSGRIVGVTDDQGRTFRAPIVVAADGNSARLALQAGRDRIPSRPMGVAVRSYYTSPRANLEWMDSFLELWDGRPGESNLLPGYGWAWGVGDGVVNVGLGMLNTSAAFAKTDYKELMRRWLDATPEEWGYREPNRLEPIRGAALPMAFNRKPFYRDGLVLVGDSAGMISPFNGEGISYAMESAEMAARAIADAHGRGFGSRGAELAMAGYETSLRQAWGGYYRLGSVFVELIGHPTVMRVCTKYGLPRKRLMRLVHKLLANLTDSPGRDMDDRIINALSGMAPSM from the coding sequence GTGTCCGACGGCGACGAGGCCGACGTCATCGTCGTCGGTGCGGGCCCCGGAGGCTCGGCGGCAGCTACTTTCCTGGCCCGGCAGGGCGTCGACGTGCTCGTCCTGGAGAAGACGCAGTTCCCGCGTGAGAAGGTCTGCGGCGACGGCCTCACACCGCGGGCCGTGCGCATGCTGACCAGGCTCGGCATCGACACGAGCGAGGACGCCGGCTGGCTGCACAACCGCGGGTTGTGCGTGCACAGCGGACGACCGGAGCCCCTGTACTTCACCTGGCCGCAACTCGTGGACTTCCCCTCCTACGGGCTCGCGGCACGCAGAGCCGTCCTGGACGATCTGCTGGCCGGCACCGCCGTGGAGGCGGGCGCGCGCCTGAGCACCGGGGTGAAAGTCACGGCACCGGTGGTCGATCAGCGCAGCGGCCGGATCGTCGGGGTGACCGACGACCAGGGACGCACGTTCCGCGCGCCGATCGTGGTCGCGGCGGACGGTAACTCCGCGCGTCTGGCGCTTCAGGCGGGCCGCGACCGCATTCCCAGTCGTCCCATGGGAGTCGCCGTCCGGAGCTACTACACCAGCCCCCGTGCGAACCTCGAATGGATGGACAGCTTCCTGGAGCTGTGGGACGGCCGGCCCGGGGAGTCGAACCTGCTGCCCGGATACGGCTGGGCGTGGGGAGTCGGCGACGGCGTCGTGAACGTCGGGCTGGGCATGCTCAACACGAGTGCGGCCTTCGCCAAGACCGACTACAAGGAACTCATGCGCCGTTGGCTCGATGCCACCCCCGAGGAATGGGGGTACCGGGAGCCCAACAGGCTCGAGCCCATTCGCGGCGCGGCACTGCCCATGGCGTTCAACCGCAAACCGTTCTACCGCGACGGCCTGGTGCTCGTCGGCGACTCGGCGGGCATGATCAGTCCCTTCAACGGCGAGGGGATCAGCTACGCCATGGAGTCGGCCGAGATGGCGGCGCGGGCGATCGCGGACGCCCACGGCCGGGGCTTCGGCAGCCGGGGCGCCGAGCTAGCGATGGCCGGCTACGAGACGTCCCTGCGGCAGGCCTGGGGCGGCTACTACCGGCTCGGATCGGTTTTCGTCGAGTTGATCGGGCATCCGACAGTGATGAGGGTCTGCACGAAGTATGGTTTGCCGCGGAAGCGGCTCATGCGGCTGGTGCACAAGCTATTGGCCAATCTGACGGATTCACCGGGGCGGGACATGGATGATCGCATCATCAACGCGCTGTCCGGAATGGCTCCCTCGATGTGA
- a CDS encoding NADH-quinone oxidoreductase subunit A: MNAYIPIIGMVALAAIFVVAAIAVSTVVGPARYNRSKYDSFECGVQATPQPANGGRFSVKYYVTAMLFIVFDIEIVFLYPWAVSFGVLGAFAVVEMILFIVTVFVAYFYVLRRGGLDWD, from the coding sequence ATGAACGCCTATATTCCGATCATCGGGATGGTGGCCCTGGCAGCGATCTTCGTCGTGGCAGCCATCGCTGTGAGCACAGTCGTCGGTCCCGCGCGGTACAACCGCAGCAAGTACGACTCGTTCGAGTGCGGGGTGCAGGCCACACCGCAACCGGCCAACGGGGGTCGCTTCTCGGTCAAGTACTACGTGACCGCGATGTTGTTCATAGTCTTCGACATTGAGATCGTGTTCCTGTACCCGTGGGCGGTGAGCTTCGGGGTGCTCGGCGCGTTCGCTGTGGTGGAGATGATCCTGTTCATCGTCACCGTCTTCGTCGCCTACTTCTACGTCCTGCGCCGCGGCGGCCTGGACTGGGACTGA
- a CDS encoding phosphate ABC transporter ATP-binding protein, whose product MATDDAATQIAASEDEMATRVLPAVGPGPETAAPLPEPDTPGPRQPVVSGGGLSLLEARGVSAWFGSHRVLEGVSLVMGAGEVTALIGPSGCGKSTFLRVLNRMHELVPSASLAGEVLLDGGDVYGRGWRLQDVRRDIGMVFQKPNPFPAMSIYDNVVSGLRLTGRRVSRDVKDEIVVRSLVSAGLWGEVRDRLRQPGGGLSGGQQQRLCIARALAVRPRVLLMDEPCSALDPTSTRVIEETMGQLRREVTIVIVTHNMQQAARVSQRCAFFLASQGMPGQIVEYGDTDAMFSEPQDERTFDYVNGRFG is encoded by the coding sequence TCGGGCCGGGGCCCGAGACCGCGGCGCCGCTCCCCGAGCCGGACACCCCTGGCCCGCGGCAACCTGTGGTGTCGGGTGGTGGTTTGTCGTTGTTGGAGGCGCGGGGGGTGTCGGCGTGGTTTGGGTCGCATCGGGTGTTGGAGGGGGTGTCGTTGGTGATGGGGGCGGGTGAGGTGACGGCGTTGATTGGTCCGTCGGGGTGTGGGAAGTCGACGTTTTTGCGGGTGTTGAACAGGATGCATGAGTTGGTGCCGTCGGCGTCGTTGGCTGGTGAGGTGTTGTTGGATGGTGGGGATGTGTATGGGCGGGGGTGGCGGTTGCAGGATGTTCGTCGGGATATTGGGATGGTGTTTCAGAAGCCGAATCCGTTTCCTGCGATGTCTATTTACGACAATGTGGTGTCGGGGTTGAGGTTGACGGGTCGGCGGGTGTCGCGGGATGTGAAGGATGAGATTGTGGTGCGGTCGTTGGTGAGTGCGGGGTTGTGGGGGGAGGTGCGGGATCGTTTGCGGCAGCCGGGGGGTGGGTTGTCGGGTGGTCAGCAGCAGCGGTTGTGTATTGCTCGGGCGTTGGCGGTGCGGCCGCGGGTGTTGTTGATGGATGAGCCGTGTTCGGCGTTGGATCCGACGTCGACGCGGGTGATTGAGGAGACGATGGGGCAGTTGCGTCGTGAGGTGACGATTGTGATTGTGACGCATAATATGCAGCAGGCTGCTCGGGTGTCGCAGCGGTGTGCGTTTTTTTTGGCGTCGCAGGGGATGCCGGGTCAGATCGTGGAGTATGGGGATACTGATGCGATGTTTTCTGAGCCGCAGGATGAGCGCACCTTCGACTACGTCAACGGCCGCTTCGGATAA